One Corvus cornix cornix isolate S_Up_H32 chromosome 10, ASM73873v5, whole genome shotgun sequence genomic region harbors:
- the POLG gene encoding DNA polymerase subunit gamma-1, whose product MRRVPWVRSLRGCSPQPRRCHSSSSASSPLPQEPSQEPAAGQRRMNPLNIQMLSRTLHEQIFRGARVRYSAEEVRRSVEHLQRHELWGKETSTLPDVDLRLPRMYGDNIDEHFRLLAQKQSLPYLEAANELLRCELPPLPEQWAWKLGWTRYGPDGRAEAVDFPEERALVLDVEVCVADGQCPTLAVAVSPHAWYSWCSRRLLEQRYSWSSHLTLADLIPLESPAGASCASKQDWMERVVVGHNVAFDRAFIKEQYFIQGSKMRFLDTMSMHMAISGLTGFQRSLWMAAKHGKRKGLQQVKEHMKKTRSKTEGPAITSWDWVHVSSINNLADVHALYVGGEPLEKEARETFVKGTMADVRSHFQDLMSYCARDVQATHEVFQEQLPLFMERCPHPVTFAGMLEMGVSYLPVNGNWKRYLNDAQGIYEDLQKEMKKSLMNLANDACQLLHEHRYKDDPWLWDLEWDTQEFKQKKNPGKKKKKGQDGNSQVSLAAMDAEESAQEWQEDPGPPSEDEELKVPASQLCLERLKETVALQPKRLQHLPGHPGWYRKLCPRLEEEGWVPGPSLISLQMRVTPKLMRLAWDGFPLHYSEKHGWGYLVPGRQDNLPAAPLETDGPSCPHRVIENLYRQHCLEKGKEQPPGLESAVEDELVMDSSTMWQKMEELSQIEVDPEEKMSKAGQSLVLEEMEELSTQAEMRSQPSFHHGNGPYNDVNIPGCWFFKLPHKDGNDNNVGSPFAKDFLPQMEDGTLRAAVGRTHGTRALEINKMISFWRNAHKRISSQMVVWLKKGELPRVVTRHPDYNEEDSYGAILPQVVTAGTVTRRAVEPTWLTASNARADRVGSELKAMVQVPPGYSLVGADVDSQELWIAAVLGEAQFAGMHGCTAFGWMTLQGKKSNATDLHSKTAATVGISREHAKVFNYGRIYGAGQPFAERLLMQFNHRLTQQQAREKAQQMYAVTKGIRRFHLSEEGEWLVAKLDLAVDRAEDGSVSAQDVQRLQREAVKRSRKGKWNVVEQRVWVGGTESEMFNKLESIALSPSPQTPVLGCHISRALEPAMVKGEFVTSRVNWVVQSSAVDYLHLMLVAMKWLFEEFDINGRFCISIHDEVRYLVQHQDRYRAALALQITNLLTRCMFAYKLGLQDLPQSVAFFSAVDIDQCLRKEVTMNCVTPSNPTGMEKYGIPQGEALDIYQIIEITKGSLEKQ is encoded by the exons ATGAGACGCGTGCCCTGGGTGCGCTcgctgaggggctgcagcccccagccgCGGCGATGCCACTCCAGCTCCTCGGCCAGCAGCCCGCTGCCGCAGGAGCCGAGCCAGGAGCCGGCCGCGGGCCAGCGGCGCATGAACCCCCTCAACATCCAGATGCTGTCCAGGACCCTCCACGAGCAGATCTTCCGGGGCGCCCGGGTGCGCTACTCGGCGGAGGAGGTCCGGCGGAGCGTGGAGCACCTGCAGCGCCACGAGCTGTGGGGCAAGGAGACCTCCACGCTGCCCGACGTGGACCTGCGGCTGCCCCGCATGTACGGGGACAACATCGACGAGCACTTTCGCCTCCTGGCGCAGAAGCAGAGCTTGCCCTACCTGGAGGCGGCCAACGAGCTGCTGCGCTGCGAGCTGCCCCCGCTGCCCGAGCAGTGGGCGTGGAAGCTGGGCTGGACCCGCTACGGCCCCGATGGGCGAGCGGAGGCTGTCGACTTCCCCGAAGAGCGGGCGCTGGTGTTGGATGTGGAGGTGTGCGTGGCTGATGGCCAGTGCCCGACGCTGGCCGTGGCGGTCTCACCGCACGCCTG GTACTCGTGGTGCAGCAGGCGACTGCTGGAGCAGCGTTACTCCTGGTCCAGCCACCTCACCCTGGCTGACCTCATTCCCCTGGAGAGCCCAGCaggtgccagctgtgccagcaaaCAGGACTGGATGGAGAGAGTGGTGGTGGGACACAATGTGGCCTTCGACCGGGCGTTCATCAAGGAGCAGTACTTTATTCAG GGCTCCAAGATGCGTTTCCTGGACACCATGAGCATGCATATGGCCATCTCGGGGCTGACAGGCTTCCAGCGCAGCCTCTGGATGGCTGCCAAGCACGGCAAGaggaaggggctgcagcaggtcAAGGAGCACATGAAGAAAACACGCAGCAAGACAGAGGGGCCAGCG ATCACCTCGTGGGACTGGGTGCACGTCAGCAGCATCAACAACCTGGCCGATGTGCACGCACTCTACGTCGGGGGGGAGCCGCTGGAGAAGGAGGCACGGGAGACCTTTGTGAAGGGCACCATGGCTGATGTCAGGAGTCACTTCCAG GACCTGATGTCATACTGTGCCCGTGATGTCCAGGCTACCCATGAGGTGTTTCAAGAGCAGCTGCCACTGTTCATGGAGAG GTGCCCCCACCCTGTGACATTTGCAGGGATGCTGGAGATGGGAGTGTCCTACCTGCCGGTCAATGGGAATTGGAAGAGGTACCTGAATGATGCTCAGGGTATTTACGAGGATCTGCAGAAGGAGATGAAGAAGTCCCTGATGAACCTGGCCAACGAtgcctgccagctgctgcacGAGCACAG GTACAAGGATGACCCTTGGCTGTGGGATCTTGAGTGGGACACACAGGAGTTTAAGCAAAAGAAGAatccagggaagaagaagaagaaaggccAGGATGGGAACAGCCAGGTCTCCCTGGCAGCAATGGATGCAGAAGAGTCAGCGCAGGAGTGGCAGGAGG ACCCTGGTCCCCCCAGTGAGGATGAGGAGCTGAAAGTCCCTGCGAGCCAGCTCTGTCTGGAGCGCCTGAAGGAGACAGTTGCACTGCAACCCAAGAGACTCCAGCACCTGCCAGGCCACCCAGG ctggtACCGCAAGCTGTGCCCAcgcctggaggaggaggggtgggTGCCTGGCCCCAGCCTCATCAGCCTGCAGATGAGGGTGACCCCGAAGCTGATGCGCCTGGCCTGGGATGGCTTCCCCCTCCATTACTCGGAAAAACATGGCTGGGGATACCTGGTGCCAGGACGGCAGGACAATTTGCCAGCAGCCCCTCTAGAGACCGATGGCCCCTCCTGCCCACACAG ggTGATCGAGAACCTGTacaggcagcactgcctggagAAGGGCAAGGAGcagcccccagggctggagTCTGCTGTAGAGGACGAGCTGGTGATGGATAGCAGCACAATGTGGCAGAAG atGGAAGAGCTGAGCCAGATTGAGGTGGAtccagaggagaaaatgagcaAAGCAGGCCAGAGCCTGGTGCTG gaggagatggaagaGCTGAGCACGCAGGCAGAGATGAGGAGCCAGCCCTCATTCCACCATGGCAATGGTCCCTACAACGATGTCAACATCCCTGGGTGCTGGTTCTTCAAGCTGCCTCACAAG GATGGGAATGATAACAACGTGGGAAGCCCTTTTGCCAAGGATTTCCTGCCCCAGATGGAGGATGGCACCCTGCGGGCTGCTGTGGGCCGCACCCACGGGACAAGAGCCCTCGAGATTAACAAAATGATCTCGTTTTGGAGGAACGCTCACAAGCGGATCAG TTCCCAGATGGTGGTGTGGCTGAAGAAGGGGGAGCTGCCTCGTGTGGTGACCAG GCATCCTGACTATAACGAGGAGGACAGTTACGGAGCCATCCTGCCGCAGGTGGTGACCGCAGGCACTGTCACCCGCCGAGCAGTGGAGCCCACCTGGCTGACGGCCAGCAACGCCCGG GCCGACCGGGTGGGCAGTGAGCTGAAAGCCATGGTCCAGGTGCCACCCGGCTACTCCCTGGTGGGAGCAGACGTGGATTCCCAGGAGCTCTGGATCGCCGCTGTGCTCGGCGAGGCGCAGTTCGCTGGCATGCACG GCTGCACGGCCTTCGGCTGGATGACTCTGCAGGGCAAGAAGAGCAACGCCACGGACCTGCACAGCAAGACGGCCGCCACCGTGGGCATCAGCCGGGAGCACGCCAAGGTCTTCAACTACGGGCGCATCTACGGGGCGGGGCAGCCCTTTGCCGAGCGGCTGCTGATGCAGTTCAACCACCGGCTCACGCAGCAGCAGGCGCGCGAGAAGGCGCAGCAGATGTACGCCGTCACCAAGGGCATCCGCAG GTTTCATCTCTCCGAGGAGGGGGAGTGGCTGGTGGCGAAGCTGGACCTGGCTGTGGACAGGGCGGAGGATGGATCGGTGTCGGCCCAGGATGTCCAGCGGCTCCAGAGAGAAGCCGTGAAGAG gTCCCGGAAGGGGAAGTGGAATGTGGTGGAGCAACGAGTGTGGGTTGGGGGCACCGAGTCCGAGATGTTCAACAAGCTGGAAAGCATTGCCTTATCCCCCTCCCCACAGaccccagtgctgggctgtcACATCAGCAGGGCCCTGGAGCCTGCCATGGTCAAGGGGGAG TTTGTGACCAGCAGAGTGAACTGGGTGGTGCAGAGCTCGGCTGTTGACTACCTGCACCTCATGCTCGTTGCCATGAAGTGGCTCTTTGAGGAGTTTGACATCAACGGGCGCTTCTGCATCAGCATCCACGACGAGGTGCGGTACCTGGTGCAGCACCAGGATCGCTACCgggcagccctggccctgcagatCACCAACCTCCTCACAAG GTGCATGTTTGCCTACAAACTGGGCCTGCAGGATCTGCCACAGTCAGTGGCTTTCTTCAGTGCGGTGGACATTGACCAGTGCTTAAGGAAAGAGGTGACCATGAACTGTGTGACGCCATCGAATCCCACGGGGATGGAGAAGTACGGCATCCCTCAAG GGGAAGCACTGGATATATATCAGATAATTGAAATAACCAAAGGTTCGCTGGAGAAGCAGTGA